The window CTGCATTGCCACGCAGTTTGTTACAATAGCTTTTCTCACATCATCAACCTGTTCACCGGTAATACGTTCTGTTCTCCATGTATTATCGCGGAGGTATACCAGAGTTAACGCAATCTTATCCGGATCAATACCTTTTGTGTTTTTAGCGTAAAACGCGTAACAGGCAAGCTGTGCGAGGTCTTCCTCGTGTTCACGCCCGGTTTTCCAGTCAACTATATGAAACTCATTATTGATCTCAAGCGCAAAATCAAACTTAACCCATACTTTGTAAGCATCAACTTTTGTGGATTCCAGAAGTTCTATTGATCTCCATTGCACGGGAGCTGTCAGTTTTATGCGTTCAAATATACGGTTACTGAATAACGCTGTGGTACACTGCATGACCGCTGTTTTACAGGTATCCAGAGTAACACTGTTTATCCCGCCGCCATAATAGTGTTCAAATAGATTGATGTACTGTTTACTGTTTTTCTTCCACTCGCCTTCTTCTGACTGTTTAATACCTTTTAGCAACCTGTTTTCAGCAACCATTGCACGTTCCGCAGGATCGCTTTCTTTGCCATCACGCATACGTTCAAGTATTTCCTGTACAACCTCATGCACGACTGATCCGGTAAACATCGGGAGGTTACTCATGTTTTTTAG is drawn from Elusimicrobiota bacterium and contains these coding sequences:
- a CDS encoding PD-(D/E)XK nuclease family protein, with product MSKVLVNEFSWSVSRQRSFDECKRKYYYTYYGSWDGWNHDADETKRKCYMLKNMSNLPMFTGSVVHEVVQEILERMRDGKESDPAERAMVAENRLLKGIKQSEEGEWKKNSKQYINLFEHYYGGGINSVTLDTCKTAVMQCTTALFSNRIFERIKLTAPVQWRSIELLESTKVDAYKVWVKFDFALEINNEFHIVDWKTGREHEEDLAQLACYAFYAKNTKGIDPDKIALTLVYLRDNTWRTERITGEQVDDVRKAIVTNCVAMQELLDDKENNVASEKMFPKTDKKYKCKRCNYKELCGEK